Proteins from a single region of Pseudomonas fulva:
- a CDS encoding nitrate reductase cytochrome c-type subunit: MKLRYLPLLLLAVFGVAVAADLSYPLDAPAPDGRRPGGTLTQEFPAPRIAPEENKDIRRERNYPEQPPTIPHTIAGYQVDKYGNRCMACHSRANSARSQAPMISITHYMDRDGQALAAMSPRRYFCTQCHVTQAEVKPLVENGFKNIDQLLQDENQPAGHR; the protein is encoded by the coding sequence ATGAAACTGCGTTATCTGCCCCTGCTGCTGCTCGCCGTGTTCGGCGTGGCGGTGGCCGCCGACCTCAGCTACCCGCTCGATGCGCCGGCACCGGACGGGCGCCGCCCTGGCGGCACCCTGACCCAGGAATTCCCGGCACCACGCATCGCCCCCGAGGAGAACAAGGACATCCGCCGCGAGCGCAACTACCCCGAGCAACCGCCGACCATTCCCCACACCATCGCCGGTTATCAGGTGGACAAGTACGGCAACCGCTGCATGGCCTGCCACAGCCGCGCCAACAGCGCGCGCAGCCAGGCGCCGATGATCAGCATCACCCACTACATGGACCGCGACGGCCAGGCCCTGGCCGCCATGTCGCCGCGCCGCTACTTCTGTACCCAGTGCCACGTCACCCAGGCCGAGGTGAAGCCGCTGGTGGAGAACGGTTTCAAGAACATCGACCAGCTCCTGCAGGACGAAAACCAACCTGCCGGGCACCGCTGA
- a CDS encoding cytochrome c3 family protein: MKSLLALLGRYWRVLRRPSVHYSLGFLTLGGFIAGIIFWGGFNTALEATNTEQFCTSCHEMRDNVFVELQDTIHYNNRSGVRATCPDCHVPHQWTDKIARKMQASKEVWGKIFGTINTREKFLDKRRELAEHEWARLKANDSLECRNCHNFDFMDFTRQSKRAAQMHSTALANGEATCIDCHKGIAHKLPDMHGVPGW; encoded by the coding sequence ATGAAATCGCTGCTTGCCTTGCTCGGTCGCTACTGGAGGGTCCTGCGCCGCCCCAGCGTGCACTACAGCCTGGGTTTTCTGACCCTGGGCGGTTTCATCGCCGGGATCATCTTCTGGGGCGGTTTCAACACCGCGCTGGAGGCCACCAACACCGAGCAGTTCTGCACTTCCTGCCACGAGATGCGCGACAACGTGTTCGTCGAGCTGCAGGACACCATCCACTACAACAACCGCTCCGGGGTGCGCGCCACCTGCCCGGACTGCCACGTGCCGCACCAGTGGACGGACAAGATCGCCCGCAAGATGCAGGCCTCCAAGGAGGTGTGGGGCAAGATCTTCGGCACCATCAACACCCGCGAGAAATTCCTCGACAAGCGCCGCGAGCTGGCCGAGCACGAGTGGGCGCGCCTGAAGGCCAACGACTCGCTGGAATGCCGCAACTGTCACAACTTCGACTTCATGGACTTCACCCGCCAGAGCAAGCGCGCCGCGCAGATGCACTCCACGGCCCTGGCCAACGGCGAAGCCACCTGCATCGACTGCCACAAGGGCATCGCCCACAAGCTGCCGGACATGCACGGCGTGCCCGGCTGGTAA